One window of Candidatus Nitrospira kreftii genomic DNA carries:
- a CDS encoding Ribonuclease Y: MVREWALRQVVHSHLMVFKKGVTSISTSIVVYIMLSGIVGAVVGAGIFELLRRRMTGAKQAEAEGLAKQVVQNAQREAENVLKEARLEAKDLAFKAKSEFEQEQKAKLGELLTLEKRLIQREEGFDQKVAALEKRENEARKREVDFTKREEGLLAKESACAKAEREHRDALERVAGMTADEAKKQLIVEMESQARLDAVGIAKRTIEEARENAEREAREIITSSIQRVVRDYVSESTISVVPIPTDAMKGRIIGREGRNIRALEAATGIDLIIDETPEAVIISGFDPLRREIAKVSLERLMHDGRIHPTRIEEIVEKVKVDIDKLMYEEAEKIIFELGLSDFHPELIKVLGRLKYRTSYGQNNLYHAREASYICGIMASELGLDVRLARRGALLHDIGKAVSHEEEGPHAMLGAEIAKKYGESAKIVNAIAAHHEQVEPICPESVLVAAAEALSAARPGARREALESYVKRLEKLESLATGHKGVQKAYAIQAGREIRVIVRQEDITDAESFQLSRELAKKIEQELTYPGQIKVTVIRESRYVEYAK, encoded by the coding sequence ATGGTCCGTGAGTGGGCGCTCCGTCAGGTTGTGCATAGCCACCTGATGGTTTTCAAGAAGGGGGTGACTTCCATTTCAACCTCAATTGTCGTGTACATCATGCTTTCCGGTATTGTCGGCGCCGTAGTCGGAGCTGGGATATTCGAGCTTCTGCGTCGCCGGATGACAGGTGCCAAACAGGCTGAGGCGGAGGGGTTGGCTAAACAGGTTGTGCAGAACGCACAACGCGAGGCGGAGAACGTTCTCAAGGAAGCACGGCTAGAGGCGAAGGATCTGGCTTTCAAGGCAAAATCCGAGTTCGAGCAAGAACAGAAGGCCAAATTGGGCGAACTCTTGACGCTTGAAAAACGCCTCATCCAGAGAGAAGAAGGGTTCGACCAAAAGGTCGCCGCGCTAGAAAAAAGGGAGAATGAGGCTCGCAAACGCGAGGTCGATTTTACGAAACGAGAAGAGGGGCTTTTGGCCAAGGAATCTGCCTGCGCGAAAGCCGAGCGTGAGCACCGTGATGCGTTGGAGCGTGTGGCTGGGATGACGGCGGACGAGGCCAAGAAGCAGCTGATCGTGGAGATGGAATCGCAGGCTCGACTGGACGCCGTTGGAATTGCAAAACGGACGATCGAAGAGGCCCGTGAGAACGCGGAGCGGGAGGCGCGAGAGATCATTACGTCTTCGATTCAACGCGTCGTTCGAGACTACGTCTCGGAGTCCACGATTTCAGTGGTTCCGATCCCCACCGATGCCATGAAAGGCCGCATCATCGGTCGGGAAGGGCGAAATATCCGCGCGCTTGAGGCGGCGACGGGTATCGATCTCATCATTGATGAAACCCCGGAGGCCGTGATCATTTCAGGATTTGATCCATTACGACGAGAGATCGCAAAGGTGTCGTTGGAACGACTGATGCACGATGGCCGCATCCACCCCACTCGCATTGAAGAGATCGTCGAAAAAGTGAAGGTGGACATCGACAAGCTGATGTATGAAGAGGCTGAGAAGATTATCTTTGAGCTGGGGCTTTCCGACTTTCATCCGGAATTGATCAAAGTGTTGGGACGTCTGAAGTATCGAACGAGCTACGGACAGAATAACCTCTACCATGCCCGCGAAGCCTCCTACATTTGCGGCATCATGGCATCGGAGCTGGGATTGGATGTCAGGTTGGCTCGTCGCGGAGCCCTGCTCCACGATATCGGCAAGGCAGTCAGCCATGAAGAAGAAGGACCACACGCCATGCTGGGGGCTGAGATTGCCAAGAAATACGGGGAATCGGCCAAAATCGTCAATGCGATCGCCGCGCATCACGAGCAGGTGGAGCCAATTTGTCCGGAGAGCGTGTTGGTCGCGGCGGCCGAAGCGTTGTCGGCCGCACGCCCCGGTGCACGACGAGAGGCGCTGGAATCTTACGTCAAGCGGCTCGAAAAGCTTGAGTCGCTGGCGACCGGACACAAGGGTGTGCAGAAGGCATACGCCATCCAGGCCGGGCGTGAAATTCGCGTTATTGTCAGGCAAGAAGACATCACCGATGCTGAGTCTTTTCAGCTGTCTCGTGAACTGGCAAAAAAGATTGAACAGGAGTTGACCTATCCGGGACAGATTAAGGTGACCGTCATCAGAGAAAGTCGATACGTGGAATACGCCAAATGA
- a CDS encoding 2',3'-cyclic-nucleotide 2'-phosphodiesterase: MKVLCIGDIMGEPGRRVVARAVPRLVAQRQIDAVIANGENVAGGFGITPELAEELFETGVSVITTGNHAWDKKEAVEYFSREPRLLRPANYPAGVPGNGSVVIETAGGERLAVLQVMGRVYMPTIDCPFQTAKREVSRLKRDTSAIIVDMHAEATSEKMAMGHFLDGEVGAVVGTHTHVQTADEQILPKGTAYITDIGMTGPLHSVIGVKKELAIEKFLTGMPRRFEVASGPSVFCAVLLELDPRLGKVIAFERLRLVD, translated from the coding sequence ATGAAGGTGCTCTGTATCGGCGACATTATGGGAGAGCCCGGCCGTCGAGTTGTGGCTCGGGCAGTGCCTCGCCTGGTCGCGCAGCGTCAGATTGATGCGGTGATTGCGAATGGCGAAAATGTCGCGGGAGGGTTCGGTATCACACCGGAACTGGCAGAGGAGCTCTTTGAGACGGGCGTCTCGGTGATCACCACAGGCAATCATGCCTGGGACAAGAAGGAAGCAGTCGAGTATTTTTCTCGTGAGCCTCGTTTGCTCCGTCCAGCGAACTATCCAGCGGGAGTTCCGGGGAACGGGAGTGTCGTCATTGAGACGGCAGGCGGTGAGCGGCTGGCGGTTCTGCAGGTAATGGGTCGAGTGTACATGCCGACGATTGATTGCCCGTTTCAGACGGCGAAGCGAGAAGTGTCACGGTTGAAGCGGGACACTTCCGCCATCATCGTCGATATGCATGCGGAGGCCACCTCTGAAAAAATGGCCATGGGGCATTTTTTGGATGGGGAAGTGGGGGCTGTCGTCGGCACACACACCCATGTGCAGACTGCTGATGAGCAGATCCTTCCAAAAGGGACCGCGTACATCACGGATATCGGCATGACGGGGCCGCTTCATTCGGTCATCGGAGTCAAAAAGGAATTAGCGATAGAAAAGTTTTTGACCGGAATGCCTCGGCGGTTTGAGGTTGCTTCCGGACCGTCGGTGTTCTGTGCGGTCTTGCTTGAACTTGATCCCCGCTTGGGGAAGGTCATTGCATTTGAACGACTCCGCCTTGTTGATTAG
- a CDS encoding Exodeoxyribonuclease 7 small subunit, with amino-acid sequence MAGVKFEQAMARLEVIVGELEKGDLPLDESLKIFEEGIRLSRNCLRVLEEAERKVEVLVQDKNGKKQLRAFTSEDIDLKGSTAES; translated from the coding sequence GTGGCTGGAGTGAAATTTGAACAAGCGATGGCCAGGCTGGAAGTCATCGTGGGTGAATTGGAGAAGGGAGATCTGCCGCTCGATGAATCATTAAAGATTTTCGAGGAAGGCATCAGGCTATCGAGGAATTGTTTGAGGGTGCTGGAAGAAGCGGAGCGGAAAGTGGAAGTTCTTGTCCAGGACAAGAACGGGAAGAAGCAGCTGCGCGCGTTCACATCCGAAGACATCGACCTGAAGGGCTCCACCGCGGAGTCTTAA
- a CDS encoding hypothetical protein (conserved protein of unknown function), protein MALDRLDALETRIRDLVQLVQELKRKNAVLEEEVKTARQRLAAQDDTNRQWEKERVDIRARIEKVMSEIELLECIEDPKEVAID, encoded by the coding sequence ATGGCGTTGGATCGACTTGATGCGCTTGAAACTCGAATCCGTGATCTGGTGCAGCTGGTTCAAGAGCTTAAGCGTAAAAATGCGGTATTGGAAGAAGAGGTCAAGACGGCCCGCCAGCGATTGGCCGCACAGGATGATACGAATCGCCAGTGGGAGAAGGAGCGGGTCGATATCAGGGCACGAATAGAAAAAGTCATGAGCGAGATCGAACTGCTCGAATGCATCGAGGATCCCAAGGAGGTGGCCATTGACTAA
- a CDS encoding Exodeoxyribonuclease 7 large subunit — protein MWRASRGLHSNPHTRLGRSELTNTYSPSSLFPPAFDEPPRPILTVSEFTAMVRASLEADFAEVWLEGEISNLRAPGSGHLYCTLKDQSSQIRTVIFRSAALRLRFGLEDGLQVIVRGRLSVYEPRGEYQLILDHLEPKGRGALQLAFEQLKRRLEAEGLFNAQRKRPLPVFPRKVGIVTSPTGAAVRDLLTVLHRRCPVLSIVLAPVQVQGAEAAEQIASAIHALNKLGSIDVIVVGRGGGSMEDLWSFNEETVVRAIAASRIPIISAVGHETDVTLADFAADVRAPTPSAAAEMVAPVLAEIVERLERLSTRCRQAIISQCCERTQRLDLMLLHLGDIRFRILREAQHVDSVMADMREAIRAKLKQGTATAQAWSQALASASPEGRVRHGMAVVPQLWSRLMGAMSHGLKQNEQRTHAYLDRLNSLSPLAILDRGYGILETVPHRQTIRDINQVSVGEQIRARLANGRLRCRVEEVTPGSSV, from the coding sequence GTGTGGCGTGCCTCTCGGGGATTGCACAGTAATCCTCACACGCGACTCGGAAGGAGCGAGCTCACGAATACCTACTCTCCCTCCTCACTTTTCCCTCCTGCGTTTGATGAGCCTCCAAGGCCAATTCTCACGGTGTCTGAATTTACCGCCATGGTTCGAGCTTCCCTTGAAGCCGATTTTGCCGAAGTCTGGCTTGAAGGGGAAATTTCAAATCTGCGCGCGCCGGGATCTGGGCACCTCTATTGTACGTTGAAGGATCAGTCGAGTCAGATTCGAACGGTCATCTTTCGTTCAGCGGCGCTTCGTTTGCGATTCGGGTTGGAGGATGGGCTACAGGTCATCGTGCGCGGACGGCTCTCAGTCTATGAGCCACGCGGAGAGTATCAGCTTATCCTTGATCATCTTGAGCCCAAAGGGCGAGGCGCTCTTCAGTTAGCGTTTGAACAGCTCAAACGCCGTCTTGAAGCAGAAGGGCTCTTCAACGCACAGCGTAAACGACCATTGCCGGTGTTCCCTCGAAAAGTTGGAATCGTCACCTCACCGACCGGAGCGGCGGTTCGTGACTTGCTCACCGTCTTACACCGTCGGTGTCCTGTCTTGAGCATCGTTCTCGCGCCTGTTCAGGTCCAAGGAGCCGAAGCAGCCGAACAGATTGCCTCGGCTATTCACGCACTCAACAAGCTCGGCTCGATCGATGTGATAGTTGTCGGGCGAGGTGGCGGTTCGATGGAGGATCTGTGGAGTTTCAACGAAGAAACCGTCGTGCGGGCGATTGCCGCATCCCGGATTCCGATCATTTCAGCCGTTGGGCATGAGACGGACGTCACCCTGGCCGACTTTGCGGCCGACGTACGGGCACCCACACCATCGGCTGCGGCGGAAATGGTTGCTCCGGTATTGGCGGAGATCGTGGAACGTCTCGAGAGGCTCTCGACTCGTTGTCGGCAAGCGATCATTTCGCAATGCTGTGAGCGCACTCAACGACTTGATCTCATGTTGCTCCATCTGGGGGATATCCGATTTCGAATTCTGAGAGAAGCGCAACATGTGGACAGTGTTATGGCGGATATGCGAGAAGCCATACGTGCCAAGTTGAAACAGGGGACGGCAACGGCACAGGCATGGAGCCAAGCCTTGGCGTCCGCGAGCCCTGAGGGTCGAGTGCGTCACGGTATGGCCGTTGTCCCGCAATTGTGGTCACGGTTGATGGGAGCGATGAGTCATGGCCTCAAGCAAAACGAGCAGCGTACGCATGCGTATCTCGACAGATTGAATAGTCTGAGCCCACTTGCCATACTAGACCGAGGCTATGGGATTCTCGAAACGGTGCCGCACCGCCAAACCATTCGAGATATCAACCAAGTCTCTGTGGGTGAACAAATCCGGGCGCGGCTTGCGAACGGCCGACTACGCTGTAGGGTGGAAGAAGTGACTCCCGGTTCGTCCGTATAA
- a CDS encoding putative UDP-glucose 4-epimerase → MKVLVTGGAGFIGSHVVDRLVEEGHQVIVVDNLATGKRKNVNRAASLYKTDITSGRLERVFRNERPNVVLHLAAQISVRNSVEDPVFDAQVNVLGTMNVLQQAVRYGCRKVVFSSSGGAIYGEQETFPAPESHGNNPLSPYGISKLCGEHYLSYFQQMGGIPVVSLRYANVYGPRQDPEGEAGVVAIFIQKMLNNEQPIINGNGRQTRDFVFVDDVAEANLAAMSQDAHGVYNVGTGTETSVNELFRMLAGLTGSPAKEVHGPAKLGEQLRSVIDPSKIKQELGWEVKVDLAEGLKQTVEFFQGKNGR, encoded by the coding sequence ATGAAAGTACTGGTGACGGGTGGTGCAGGATTTATTGGGTCTCATGTTGTGGACCGACTCGTGGAAGAAGGGCATCAAGTTATCGTCGTCGACAATCTGGCAACCGGGAAGCGAAAAAACGTCAATCGCGCAGCGAGCCTCTACAAGACCGACATTACCAGCGGGCGATTAGAGCGGGTGTTCCGCAATGAGCGACCCAACGTGGTCCTTCATCTCGCGGCTCAGATCAGCGTACGCAATTCCGTGGAAGATCCGGTGTTCGATGCGCAAGTCAACGTCTTGGGCACCATGAACGTACTGCAACAGGCGGTTCGGTATGGATGTCGAAAGGTTGTCTTTTCCTCATCCGGGGGGGCGATCTACGGTGAACAAGAGACGTTCCCTGCCCCGGAATCTCACGGCAATAACCCGCTGTCACCCTATGGCATCAGCAAGCTATGCGGTGAGCATTACTTGTCCTATTTCCAACAAATGGGCGGCATCCCAGTGGTCAGCCTACGATATGCCAACGTCTATGGACCACGGCAGGATCCTGAGGGTGAAGCCGGGGTGGTCGCCATCTTTATCCAGAAGATGTTGAATAATGAGCAACCCATTATCAATGGAAACGGCCGACAAACACGGGACTTTGTGTTTGTGGATGATGTGGCGGAAGCCAATCTTGCAGCCATGAGCCAGGATGCGCACGGGGTCTACAACGTCGGAACTGGGACCGAGACATCTGTGAACGAGCTATTCCGAATGCTCGCTGGTCTGACCGGTTCTCCAGCTAAGGAAGTCCATGGCCCGGCTAAGCTCGGTGAACAGCTTAGGAGTGTAATCGACCCCTCCAAGATCAAACAGGAATTGGGGTGGGAGGTAAAAGTTGATCTCGCCGAAGGACTGAAGCAGACCGTCGAATTTTTTCAGGGGAAGAACGGTCGTTGA
- a CDS encoding Leucyl/phenylalanyl-tRNA--protein transferase, with translation MVRLNPHDFRFPPVDRASPEGLLAIGGDLRPERLLEAYRHGIFPWYNDDQPILWWSPDPRAVLFPNKLHVPRSLKRSLRPNVFTVTLDTSFRDVMEQCAGPRPQYPEGGTWITGDMLDAYTRLHDLGYAHSVETWQDGRLVGGLYGVAISGAFFAESMFTRVDDASKVALVRLVRQLQAWDFRLIDCQQSSPHVRRFGAEEIPRSDFMAHLTGAVALPDRRGRWEFNRED, from the coding sequence ATGGTTCGCCTGAATCCACACGATTTCCGTTTCCCGCCGGTCGATCGGGCCTCCCCCGAAGGCCTGCTGGCCATTGGCGGGGATCTCCGTCCGGAGCGTCTCCTCGAAGCATACCGGCACGGCATTTTCCCCTGGTACAACGACGATCAACCCATTCTCTGGTGGTCACCGGATCCCAGGGCCGTACTGTTTCCTAACAAGCTTCATGTGCCGCGCAGTCTTAAACGAAGCCTCCGTCCGAATGTGTTCACCGTCACACTCGATACGAGCTTTCGCGATGTGATGGAACAGTGCGCGGGACCGCGCCCACAGTATCCAGAGGGAGGCACCTGGATCACGGGAGATATGCTGGACGCCTACACACGACTCCATGACCTCGGCTACGCCCATTCCGTTGAGACGTGGCAAGATGGTCGCCTTGTCGGTGGACTCTATGGTGTGGCCATCAGTGGGGCGTTCTTTGCGGAGTCCATGTTTACACGAGTCGACGATGCTTCCAAAGTGGCTCTCGTCAGGCTGGTCAGACAGCTTCAGGCCTGGGACTTTCGTCTCATCGACTGCCAACAGTCCTCACCCCATGTCAGACGGTTTGGGGCGGAAGAGATTCCACGCTCAGACTTCATGGCACATCTCACAGGTGCCGTAGCGCTTCCTGACCGACGTGGCCGGTGGGAGTTCAACCGGGAAGATTAG
- a CDS encoding 16S/23S rRNA (cytidine-2'-O)-methyltransferase TlyA, whose translation MLLSLPPMGTRVRLEKDRCDHVLVVQGLVPSRDTAARMILAGKVKSNGLILDKPSRMIPVDAVIEMTGERQPFVSRGGEKLAAALDVSSLTPQGRVCLDVGCSTGGFTDCLLQRGAARVYAVDVGYGQFDWRLRQDPRVVLIERTNIRYMVRSAIPEPIDLVVIDVSFISLTKVLQPIIQFLRPRADIIVLIKPQFEVGKGQVGRGGVVRDEGQREEVVRRVLRFATDIGIRTNRVVASPIKGKKKGNEEVLAILEYHASFHGM comes from the coding sequence GTGCTCCTGTCTTTACCACCCATGGGTACGAGAGTACGACTCGAGAAGGATCGCTGCGATCACGTGCTGGTGGTTCAGGGCTTGGTGCCGAGCCGAGATACGGCGGCCCGGATGATTCTGGCCGGGAAAGTCAAAAGCAACGGGCTCATTCTCGACAAACCATCCAGAATGATTCCCGTGGATGCGGTCATTGAGATGACCGGGGAACGTCAGCCCTTTGTGAGTCGAGGAGGTGAAAAGCTCGCGGCAGCTCTTGATGTTTCTTCACTGACTCCTCAGGGACGAGTTTGTCTCGATGTCGGATGTTCGACGGGAGGATTCACCGACTGCTTGTTGCAAAGAGGGGCAGCGAGAGTCTATGCGGTTGATGTTGGTTACGGCCAATTCGACTGGCGACTTCGACAAGACCCGCGCGTCGTGTTGATTGAGCGGACCAACATACGGTACATGGTACGTTCCGCCATCCCAGAACCGATCGATCTGGTCGTCATCGATGTGTCCTTTATCTCTCTGACGAAAGTGCTGCAGCCCATCATTCAGTTTCTACGACCTCGCGCCGATATCATCGTTTTGATTAAACCGCAGTTTGAAGTAGGAAAGGGGCAAGTGGGTCGAGGAGGCGTCGTACGGGATGAGGGGCAACGAGAGGAGGTAGTCAGGAGAGTCTTACGGTTTGCGACCGACATAGGAATACGGACGAATCGGGTCGTCGCATCTCCCATCAAAGGCAAAAAAAAAGGCAATGAAGAAGTATTGGCAATTCTTGAATACCATGCCTCGTTTCATGGTATGTAA
- a CDS encoding Rhodanese translates to MSFIITPKELKARIDKGDKLVILDVREPWENQLAKLEGSVLIPLGTLPQSLSKLDPNTEIIAYCHHGMRSGDATGFLLQQGFSNVKNLIGGIDAWSIQIDGSVPRY, encoded by the coding sequence ATGAGCTTTATCATTACACCGAAAGAATTAAAGGCCAGGATCGATAAAGGGGATAAGTTGGTCATTTTGGATGTGCGTGAACCTTGGGAGAACCAACTCGCCAAGCTGGAAGGGTCGGTCTTGATCCCGCTCGGGACCCTCCCCCAATCCCTGTCAAAGTTGGACCCGAACACCGAGATTATTGCCTATTGCCACCATGGCATGCGAAGCGGAGACGCCACGGGCTTTCTCCTTCAGCAAGGGTTCTCGAATGTGAAAAATTTGATCGGTGGGATCGATGCCTGGTCTATCCAAATCGATGGAAGTGTGCCTCGATACTGA
- a CDS encoding Cell division protein ZapA — translation MTKTIDVEIYGQRYAVTGDGDDVYIRRLAHFVDDRMKHLAEGMKTTTPAKLAVLTAINLAHQLFESEKKRTQGEADVERRMATLMESIDEQMPTSLFR, via the coding sequence TTGACTAAGACCATTGATGTCGAAATTTATGGTCAACGGTATGCAGTCACGGGAGACGGAGATGACGTCTATATTCGGCGGCTGGCCCATTTTGTCGATGATCGCATGAAACATCTGGCCGAAGGAATGAAAACGACGACCCCGGCAAAGTTGGCAGTGCTCACTGCCATCAACCTTGCCCATCAACTATTTGAATCTGAGAAGAAACGAACACAAGGAGAGGCCGATGTCGAACGACGAATGGCTACCTTGATGGAGTCCATCGATGAACAGATGCCAACATCGCTCTTTCGCTAG